A genomic stretch from Maniola jurtina chromosome 26, ilManJurt1.1, whole genome shotgun sequence includes:
- the LOC123878326 gene encoding zinc finger protein 260-like → MENMDHENYQAKYKLTPNLVNLLEINLEILGNVDNPNTNLEANSPRSKSTSNLYNQTNYAVKIFGNTQDSNQDLYSKKSDLSRSMNNFNTENDNSIENDNKTENDNSTENDNSTENDNKTENDNSTENDNSTENDNNTITHENVMVKEERDSTVIKIEPYIEKIENLETLHSKETDEMNSLQDNDMVSMANESQSSLQSIEKDNVGNNAEKVVVVENTCDVKLDIKEELLDQVTARIAHSLQEIMKQNYSRFKKVMKNEPADDTTGADDLLIPNKVVTYRERSPVEENADEFGPPSSKKSRPRRNRSLSTNNMVEIAQTSKTKDKRKTKTTKDKQTKKATKQKSIPNDSIRLNDIKSGENNIEKVLEPELSCNVCTYRTWNKTYMDLHTLTHKDNEEKGIFSCKICDLVTQDKPSFTEHLTQHNGKRPFRCYLCNFKCVAPSILIKHSKINHPDITRPFSCNVCEYKSAHNSDIIRHTRTHTGEKPFQCNQCSYRCTDISSLGFHTRTHTGEKPYSCKLCEYRSRCNSALISHMRRHTGERPYTCKACDFKFANNSDLIRHMKLNPGESFTCKICEFNCTAKCALIKHLRTHRDVDKYNCVLCSYECTRNCYLLKHMRSHNGKNAYSCKDCEFQCDTYVKYSRHMRRHLGEKIFTCEVCSYTCKGRQVLARHVKIHSDEEHYSCSSCDFKSWRKCDLAAHVRTHMGQKPYSCAHCVYTCRDGRTLQKHVQKKHVGKSEMEFII, encoded by the exons ATGGAAAATATGGATCATGAAAACTATCaagcaaaatataaattaactcCCAACTTGGTTAATCTATTGGAAATAAATCTAGAAATACTTGGAAATGTAGACAACCCTAATACCAATCTAGAGGCAAATTCACCAAGATCCAAATCAACTAGTAACCTTTATAATCAAACGAATTATGCAGTAAAAATATTCGGTAATACACAAGATTCGAATCAAGATTTATATTCGAAAAAATCTGATTTGAGCAGATCAATGAATAACtttaatacagaaaatgatAATAGTATAGAAAATGATAATAAGACGGAAAATGATAATAGTACAGAAAATGATAATAGTACAGAAAATGATAATAAGACAGAAAATGATAATAGTACAGAAAATGATAATAGTAcagaaaatgataataatacaaTTACACATGAAAATGTTATGGTTAAAGAAGAAAGAGATAGTACTGTAATCAAAATTGAACCTtatatagaaaaaattgaaaaccttGAAACTTTGCATAGTAAAGAGACTGATGAAATGAACTCTTTGCAAGATAATGATATGGTTTCCATGGCAAATGAAAGCCAAAGCTCTTTGCAAAGTATTGAAAAAGATAATGTTGGAAATAATGCTGAAAAAGTTGTTGTTGTGGAAAATACATGTGATGTCAAACTGGATATCAAAGAAGAGTTATTAGACCAGGTTACTGCTCGAATAGCTCATTCACTTCAGGAAATAATGAAACAG AATTACAGTAGGTTCAAGAAGGTAATGAAGAATGAACCAGCCGACGATACCACAGGTGCTGATGATTTACTGATCCCAAACAAAGT tGTAACCTACCGGGAGCGCAGTCCTGTTGAAGAGAATGCAGATGAATTTG GACCTCCATCATCCAAGAAATCTAGACCAAGGCGTAACCGTTCCCTGTCTACTAACAACATGGTGGAAATAGCACAGACAAGCAAAACCAAAGACAAAAGGAAAACCAAAACAACCAAAgacaaacaaactaaaaaagctacaaaacaaaaaagtatCCCAAACGATTCAATTAGATTGAATGATATAAAAAGTGGAGAAAATAACATAGAAAAAGTATTAGAACCTGAGTTATCTTGTAATGTGTGCACTTATAGAACTTGGAATAAAACGTATATGGATCTACACACACTTACACACAAAGACAATGAAGAAAAAGGTATTTTCTCGTGTAAAATATGCGACTTGGTCACTCAAGATAAACCAAGTTTCACTGAACATCTCACACAACATAACGGAAAAAGACCTTTTAGATGCTATCTGTGCAATTTCAAGTGTGTAGCACCGAGTATATTAATTAAACACTCAAAAATTAACCATCCAGACATAACCAGACCTTTCTCCTGTAATGTTTGCGAGTACAAATCAGCACACAACAGTGATATTATTCGGCACAcgaggactcacactggtgaaaagcctTTCCAGTGTAACCAGTGTTCATACAGGTGCACGGATATAAGCTCGCTAGGATTCCACacgagaactcacacgggtgagaAACCTTACTCGTGTAAACTGTGCGAGTACAGAAGTAGGTGTAACAGCGCTTTAATAAGCCACATGAGACGACACACAGGTGAAAGACCTTACACGTGTAAAGCATGCGACTTCAAATTCGCAAACAACAGCGATTTAATACGACACATGAAACTCAACCCAGGCGAGAGCTTCACGTGTAAAATATGCGAGTTCAACTGTACAGCCAAGTGCgctttaataaaacatttacgCACACACAGAGACGTGGATAAATACAATTGTGTTTTATGCAGTTACGAATGCACGAGAAATTGTTACTTACTAAAACACATGAGAAGTCACAACGGTAAAAACGCGTACTCGtgtaaagattgcgagtttcaatgtGATACTTATGTTAAGTACTCAAGACATATGAGAAGGCACTTGGGTGAGAAAATTTTTACATGTGAAGTTTGCTCATACACGTGTAAAGGAAGACAGGTTCTAGCCAGACACGTGAAGATTCACAGTGATGAAGAGCATTATTCTTGTTCGAGCTGCGACTTCAAGAGCTGGCGTAAGTGTGACCTGGCGGCGCACGTGAGGACCCACATGGGGCAGAAGCCTTACTCGTGTGCACACTGCGTTTACACGTGCAGGGATGGGAGGACTCTGCAGAAACACGTGCAAAAGAAACATGTCGGCAAAAGTGAAATGGAGTTCATCATCTAA